CTGTATCTGTAATAGGCAATAATATTTGCCTTACTGTTatgtagtttaataattttgtaaatactctgtatttgtgtgttattattacaaaatgtcatataaatcagtatttttttttcaattatatgtattgtataaaatattcaaaagagcctttaaaatcaaaaatatttaatagtcaACATATATCAACATATCTGCGGTACATTTTGTTATgagtcatttatttttataaatgattacTCTTTTTCGTTTCTATattgtcaaaatatatatatttctttaactaaGTTGGGCAAACttagttaaagaaatatacatatatttattataaaaataaaatgaataaaaatgtgtttattaaggaTAAGGACGTATGTATTGGGGacccttttaataaaaaaaatacctgtgttaGGGTTcccaaaaattattattcaataacagttatgacaatattattgacttatattatgaaaatttatcaTTTCAGTATAAAATCCCAAAGAAAGAGGAAATGGTTGAGCAACAACAACAGGAGCCAGACAATCCTCTGATGAGGAAGAAAAAAACTCCCGAGGAGTTGGCTGCTGAAGCGGAACTGGAAGATCAGGACGAGTTCACGAGTAAGATTATTCATACACATATTCATATGCCTAAAATTCGCTCAATTGTTTAAATCACTATGATATCATGACGTAAAATGTAATCGTAACATTACAGAATTGAAGAACACCATCGAGACCCAGGTGAACGAGCTGAAGTCGCAGATTGAGAGCAAATGCGTGATGCAGTGAGCATCGCGGCCGAGGCTGATCATTCCGTCACATCATACACACACAGTACTAACCCTCAGAACCATTTCGCTCAAACATTTCGTAGGAGAGATTtgaattctaaattatttcgGACGTAGTTGGCTAGTGGCGCGTTGGTGCTTGATAataagcaataatatttttatacattcataATAAAGAGCCTCGACACAACCGACCCACGTTGATGCGTTAGGTCAAAAAGTCATCGCTGCTGCGATCAGACATTAGGATAACCTGTTTTATATGTTAACGCTTGtgatatattgttatttaagtgtaaagatgaaaattttaatacaacttACGGTATAAATAGCGCGAATAATTTAAGAAGTCTTGCACGCGTCTAATTCTGCTCTCTCTTCCCCTTGGACTCCgacttacattaaaataacaatgtattcgattgtaatatttgtttcatcCAAATTCCCCTCGGCTCGGCACTTGGCAGCCGGCAGTTGGCAGTTGGCACTGGGTGTGGCTTGCGCTCTTCGATCTTCTCTCTCAGCTCTTCGACTTTGCCTCTAAATCTTTTGCATGTTCGCTTATTCAATGTGTACGGATCGTGTCAAGTATTCCGTTAGGATAGTATACCTTATCGACCTAGCCTTAAAATCCACATCGAAATTGTAATTCATAGTTAACAATATTGTTGTTATCGAGCGTGACTCGCTCGTGTTCGTTGTCATTTTGTTCTTGCATGTCTAATATAAGATCAATGTTcgtttagtatataatattgtagatACGACACCTTGTTGTTCCGTTTGTCAGTTAGAGTAGTTGACGCGAATCTAATGTTTATCGATGTTTTATGCTTAGAGTAAAGTTAATGTTGTGCGAGTAAATTTTTCGAGCGATTGGTGTCGTACGTTTATGAAGATCCGCCAGCCTATGATTGTCCGTTTTGAAACAACTATAAACGGAAACTTAATCTATGCGTTGTATTGCGGATGGGAATGCAGGTTTATGAATTGTAGAATGGATAATTGTTCGAATATTAGACTCCACTTAAGCTGCAAATGCAAAAGATTTGTTATCGTCAAAAGCTGtgatataagaataaaataaactaacgCTGTGCGCCCGACGCGGACCGACCGCTCGCGCCCTTCCATTCCCTTACATTAGCTCTTACGTATTTCCCTTTTTGATCTTTCACTATAATACTATTATCATCTTTAAAAAGCACACTTCAACATAGTTACGCTCTCATAGCAAAGCATGGACAATTATTGCCACCTTCATTATACTTTCAGgtcaattaaaattaccttTGCAAAACTCTATTCCATATACACCCCAAATGTAAATATGAATCAATAATTTCTGATTCtgtataaagttatattttcagATAAGATACCTATTTCtcgcaatatattttcttagctTACTTCAATAGATCTCGCTAACACTTCTAGCCACTCATTAAACTCACAATCATCCGATCAGGTCAAGCGACCGGTCTCTATAAGCTATTTAAAACTTCACAATCTctaataattaagataaaagTTAAATCTTCACAGTGTACGTGTGTTAGGCTAGGTTAATCATATATTGTAATAGTTCTATGTATGCGCATGACAGATTTTAGCTAAACGGTTGTTCGTAGATATTTGGGATATACAATGATAGGCGTAAGATTCCACCTTGTctgttgaattttttaaatgattttggcATGaccaattttgaaattaactTTTGGATACAGAGCTCGAGTACTAAATATCTGAAAACGAATCCTTCACTAACTCTGCCAATAAATAGAAGTTATTGAAATGGTGgcatgaattttaatttcttaaattgaCTCGCTTGAACGTTGGATTCAGCTCGCTGccaatgtattattatgaatgtaaAATTCAAAGTATTGATCGACCGTATAACTTTGAGGATTTGTTTTCATGTTACCGATCATGACTACTAATGTTTTCAGATCTTAATAGCTCAGCCTACAAAATTTGTACACGTCTTAACCTTCTTGCTCTTTCCTCTCTCCCTTTCGCCTGTAGAACTATAACCTTCGTTGTTGGCTCTCACTACGTAGTTATAGTTGATTAGGGAATTATTTTGATACGTAGCGAGTTTTAGatgtaatgtatattaataaattagctAACTGTCACTAATTTCAAAAAGCTCGAACGTCGCGTGTGGCTGCATGGAATTTTAAAGCTCTGAAAGTGTCGTTTTCTCTCATTTGTCTTTTTTACACGTTTCAAATATCCACGGATTACGTGTAGACGCTTTTAAAGCCACTATATGTATGTAAGCTTTAGATGTTTGGTGTATAGTAACGTATAACGAATGATTATGGTAAGGTAAATGATTGCTTCGAAACGTGAAGGAATTTGGGTGATATCAAATGGTTGTCGCATGTTTTTTATTCGAGTTCACTTGTATTAGCAACTATGCATATAATTAACAGATTAAACACACTTACACCCTAAAGTCTTTCAAGGTTAGATGATtacctaatttttatttgattaaacatattttatataaaacaaggtTTATACAAGGTAGATGCGtagtatagaaataattatacattatttaataaatcccGTGAGAATTTGACTTATTTACTACATTTGTAGCATAATTTTTAAGACCTAAGTGATTTGACCAATTTCTGacttttcaaaacaaaaccagTTGAGTGATTGATCTTATGACTTTTATACTCAGGGTAATGTTactattgttgttttttatattatatctgtTTACATTCTTTAGAAGGTGTGACTTTTTGGCCTTGCGGTGCCAATATCTACCGTCTTTTCAAACCCTGCTCTGCTCGCACTTTTCTAATGTATGTGGTTATTAGATGGCCGTTAGTACTTACAAACTCATAAACAGCGTTTAAATTCGTTTTTAAGAAAGACTAATAAAGttgtatatgatatatatgttaacgtgcttatcaaaatgttttgatagtacatataaaaattaacatgcGAGATTTCAATATGCGTGTGTGGGTTTCccagtataaaataaaaaccttacAATCCATACAGATATtgctattaataattatttaaacgatGAAATAAAAGGCGTAAGAAAAACTatacaagatttaaaaattagtaaacAAAAAGCAAAAACTTAGTAAGTAGACAACTTAGAGACAACGACACTTCGTACTACACTAACACAAGAGCTTCAAAACACAGTATTAATTGATtgttagataaatatttatatattttgtagacTTTTCCGAAtagtatagaaataattttgaagATCAAGGAACTGATGTTAAAGTGCCACAGACTGCAAAAACTGCgctttgaataatatttttaacaaaattataatatctgtATTGTCCGTAAAAGtctttgtttgtatttatttaagtacaattttcatagaaaatattttaaatagcatTTTACGTGAAGGCATGTACGGTTCGACGAGCCCTTTAGTTCTTGCTGCCCTTGAgaataatattgaaacaacTTTGAGGTCTCGTTCGTCCCGGTACCTGCTTCACTTGTTCACATAGGATAGTTATTTGGCCAATTTAAGATCACCTAGTGCGTtagcttttaatattagtgACATCTAGTGGTAAAATTGCAAGTTTacgaaaattaaaactaaatatttaaaaagttgtgtaaaacaaaatgtaattgaataaatCGTAATCCATTAATCAGGTATGAACTTGGTTCATAAGCATgttgtattgttattataaagagAAGTTTGTAGTTTATCCACGATTAATTAACTTAGAGTAATGGAGGAAAACGAAAAAGGTTAttgttgaaaatgtttttaggTAAATAAATCGGATTGAGCTTTTGTGAAAACCTTGTTGTTATACCTAACCTTGATAAGTTCTCATTTTCCGAGCTCGGCCAGACTGCCATTTGTAGTCTTGCATCTAATTAGTTCCAAATTAAACTGTCTCTACTATCACATACGTAGTTTCGTACTAGAATAGGCTTTTTCGCtacttattgttttatatctaACTGTTGCAGTgcattgttaaatttatttactccTTATTAGTTATGTATAAAGTTTAGAGGTAGCCATTTTCATATTAACTTACCGTGAGTGTGAAAGTGGTGTATCTACCatgttgttaaataataaataaactacattGTACCACCAgttgttgttttatttcattacacCTTAtcttaactaatttatttaaaacacattaattccttttaatgtataatgaTATTATGAGGACAtcttaaatatactatattataatacttatagaAAACAGTTAATCTTCATCCTAGATAAAAGTTAGTCTAAAAGTGTAGTCATATCCCAgacttttttcaattttttgttgACATTAGAAAAGAATTGAATTACGTCTTCGAGTGTTGaggatattattttagaatttggATTTTcgctgattttaattattgcacCATCATCTTCTATCTTTGTTTCCAATACAATTGCATTTAAATTGTCACctatattttcataatcatCATTTTTGAGAGCAATATCCATTGGTAGATTTCCCAAATTCTTaactttattgaaaattttagaaaattttcTGTTCTCTTTACTATCCAAGACTATAGCGTTTTCTAATGAATCAACTTCGTCATACTTTGATAAACTATTCCGTGCAATACTACGTCGTTTTCTAGTAGTTTCTTCGCCAACGTCAAGTCTTTGCAATTGCAAGTCttcatttaatttcttattctTAATTCCCAACCCGGGATTGCAGTCTAGAgattctgtatttatttttttacctacACCTTTTCTGTTTGCTCGTATTTCTCTAGGCTCTGAGTGTCTTCtgcgtttattaattttcgttattacgctatttttattgtttttcttcaaaaaaTCCTTAGGACTTGTAAAGTCACTTGTTACATCAAGAATTTTGCTTATTAAATTAGAACTAAAAGGTAGATTTTTACTTATTCCTATAAGTTTTCTTCTAGgctttgtataaaaatgttcatGGCTATTATGAGATCTTCTAAGTCTATTTAAAGCATCGTTATTCATTTTGGCTTGAAACATGGTATGCATTTTCTTCAACTCTTTATTAATCGCAAATACCCGATCCCGTAAGGCTGCCTTGTTTTGTGCCAAACTACTTTTAACTTGgtctaatattttaatgtcattTGATTTATTCTCACGTATATCCGATCTTTTAATTCTTCTTATACGTGGTTCTTCTTGGCTTAAAACAACAACTTCAGAATTGTCTTCAATTTTTTCTTTAGCTAGCTCACGGCAAGCTTGAACTTGAGTATTTGCTAATACCCAAAATCCAAATGATTTAGGTGGCAGGCTTATGAGTAAAGATTTGTATGGACGAACGTGTTTAACTACGGGCCGAATATCTCCTTCGTAATACATGGCGTGGCTATTTACCacaatatttctaaaacaaataacaaacaaaaatccGTAAAATAAATCTTCTAAAATTTATCTCAGTGTAGATCGAGAAGGTTGATAAGCTAAATATTTCTGTCATTGCATAAGAAATAATATGTCCTTATGAAAGGctttttaaattcgttaacaattgacaatttaaaatcttcGAATAAATACTCACTCATTTTTATCAAGACTTAGTACGAACTGCATAATGTCACCCCCTAATTCTTTCTTGGGTAATTTGATTGAGAACCGGGCTGGTTCGTCGTCCATATTTGCACCATAAAGTGTCAAAGCACCAGGAATAGGTTTGTGATCGAGGGAAGTACAGTGTGCGAAGAGAGTTGCGTTTATTACGTCTATATCGACGTCCAAAACTCGTTCACCAACAAGATTTTTGAATAGGAGAGCCATGTAAAAACTCTGCAAGATTTGAAATATCGAAGTCACAATTAGACACAAATCTACCAACGAAGTTGAATgctaaaaactgttttataaaaataataataataaaacattattcatgACAGAAATATGGTCGTGACAAAATTATTGCCCTGTGCTGTGTCGTGGGAGACgagattacaattattaaattattttaagaaaaagtagTCCTTGTGTAAGTCTTTTGTAACCTGATATGTAGGTTATAGGAGATGTTaggatgtattttaatataattatcaattcGCTTCCTATATTGTTTCAACCTCATATTAACACTTTAATTCTAGCCAAAGATCACACATAGTCTCGTTAGAAAAGTGCATgcgtacacatgtcagaagtgaaacttatttgcaaattaattattactaaggtaaaagccccaatagatgatcatgtaccagtatatgatcactccatgtatttgtatatctatattcaaaCTGTTAAGACActgtatacatacattaatgataacttaaataaatataaaatctgcgtttactgcacaagacgttatgcgacagaattgccatctaaagttctaacatgaaactactaaacgaaaactcgatctccctttctcactctctctatcggtctcaatcgctctctcccttttcttcatCAAAAACGCTGGACATCatccgtaaaaaaattacactcaTGCACCCACACCAAAAATAATTCTACATAAATCCGTAATATTCAACTATAATTGAAAaacattagtaaaaaaaattactccgTTTGTTCATACACAAGATCAAGTTACAAAATGTAAAATCAAAGTCCTTACCAGCGTTGGTTCATGCAGTTCCTCTTCAAGCAAATCCCTGTAGTGTATCGAAAAGCCATTTCGGGCTGCAAAGCCAAGACTGGTAAGCCATTCGGCTGCCCTGTGCAATTCCGTTTTTGCTTGGTTTTGCTCTGTCAGCCATAACGGAACTTGACTCTTGGCGAAGACCTTAAGTAGTTTCCTACGGTCCTTCTCTGACATGCTTTCAAGTTCTTTTGAGGATGAGTTGCtgtaattaagattattaagtTCTCGGTCCTGttttttgtgtaattattataatagtttatCTAAATAACTTGGCCTCAAATTAAATCTCAATTTACTCCCTTGTCTAATGACTATAATTACGCATTTCGTATTATGATATGGTGTCAAGtacttatattaaagttacataatattttaattatttttatcgtcTTTTTGCTATGACGTAGTAATAGTTTAGTTCCATTATTccatattaataaactaagaCAAAAACTAATTAGACTAGGGTTAAAGTACAATACTTGTTTCCTATAATGTTCAATAGCCCATACCCATTTAAGAACAAAGCGTCCATGACGTCATTAGACAAGGTGACGTAATCTCTGAAATCACTTTTGGAGTGCAGATGTAGACAGGGTGTGATGTCACCTCCCACAACTTTCCACCCAGGACGTGAAAACGTCTCTGTTATTACTTTAAGGGTTTGCAAATCGTTAAGGTATTCTTCTATAGACTGGTTCTTGCAttctaaaaatacacaataaattaatcttaCAACATAGAATACGTGATAAAGTCCACAGATGTctcattatgtttaaatatgaatCTAATTTCTCAATACAAATCGTATGTGCTGTATGATCTGCATAAATCATACCAACTAACAAACTTcatttaaaacaacaatttcAAATACTATCACGTGTCTTGTTTCCAAgtgttaaatgtatgtaatataaagaCCATGGGagttgtaatattaaatattgataaagctttgtattgaataatttcgAAGATAAAAACAGCATTAGTGTCATATTCTTTATTctgttagaaatattttttaaaacttaccatAACCCAATTGCCAAAAGACATTTGCCAATTCTAAACGATCAGCAACTGTTAAGACGTTTAAAGCGGTATTTGCGTCCCACATACCCGCATTCGTCTTCTGATCACTGTTTAAGGCAAACACCAGGTCGAATCCAGTAGTATTCAACGATTTAATGAATTTCTCCAACTGTTTCTGTGTTACTGTTATAAATTCATCTAAAAATGCGACAAATTTTACTATACATATAGTAAACAATACGAATAATCGtcagaataaaaattaatgcttCTGTAACTACGTTTACTGGCAGTTCTCAAAGCAAGGGTGTAAGACGGAGAAGAGCTGGCAATAAACCCTTTAATACGGTTTTAAACAgccatttgtattttattaatacggGAACAATACGAAAACGGCTAATATCAAGGTAATgcagaatttaattattatatacacatattcaagtccgaccagtcacGTACCCGTTTACGAGTATGGTTACATACGAGATCAATCAATCCGATGAATGGACGCCTTATTCTACTTCTGCTTACTTCATCCAGTGACAAAtcacatattaaatgctttcttattaaaattccaCTACGTGAATGAACGCCTATGTGGTTGCCATTGTTCTCACTATATCTAATGCACTTACATTACGTGCTCTAATTTCGGTGTTCACagatattcttttaaataacatttgtaGTTAATTACGATTAAAAGTGAAgtcgtaattatttttattacttcccAAGCTATTACGTATGAATAACACATTCAAATACTCCGAAATATAGTtcagtttagtttttgttatagttatatttataatatattgctCTAACAAAAGGAAtactaacattttattaaaagttttgtaaGCTCATTTTTAGAGATAAAAGCAATAcgaattttctaataaatgtataaaatttattaaatcgtTTAGCTTTTTTTAGGAAGAGCGTGttacttattgttttgttCAATTTGATATGAAATTTTGGGTTCTTAAAGGAGTATCAACAAAGCTTCCGACCGGTTCTTGTCGATAGATGCCAGTCTCCGAGCTGGTGATaggtaactaaaaaaataatgcgttacaatgaaaaaaaactcaaaCCTTTAGACTGCCACCCAGGTTGATTAGAAATAGCGAACGTGTTGTTTATGAAAGTAAGGTGCCCTGTGGACGGCCCAGCAATACGCAGAAACGCCGGTGTCAACGCAGAAGCCATGCAACTGCATTCTTTGCTAaagttttaaagatataattaagtttttggCAAATAAGTAAGAGCAAAAGTGAAATATTTGCAAAGttttcctaaaaaaataaatgtgtaaacttttttctattatcCAAAATCTGGCCAGGTTACGAACCAAGACAGgggttatattttatattctgtcTTCTAGTAACTTAAACATTGATCATGTTTAAGttacaaatatgaatatataccatttatctattaaacatatattagcTCAGAGATTCTCAAGttgaagtaatttatattttacaatgcaTTGTTAAACGATCGTAAATGGTAAGTTAAAAATTTTCTAAAggataaatttacattttatttgcttaaaaacaaaacactaaccTGTTATATTTTCCAATGGATGCAAAAAGATCCTTAGGATCAACACTTAAACTCAAGAAGCGCGTGTCTACGAGATTTACATAATTGTCAGTAAAAATTttgacattataaatatttgaattaactaaactaaaactaaagaCTAATAAGTGAAGGTATAACATTTTCGTAAATAAACCTGAGAAAAACTCGGAAGTCATTTTATGTGATGCGAAAAGTTATGTTACGGGTAGCGTgaaaatgatattatatttattattaataataaaaaaaggtttatacGTGGGTTTAATCGCTAAGCAGCGgtatttcaaaacatttgaTGGCAACAGTAACAAATTTACTATATCTATCAAATCTTATCAATATctgttttcttataaattgACTCATTTCAAATAGAACTAGACACAGGTGTACAATTTATCACATAATTATCTTTCGTATTCCGATAAATGTGAAAGCCTTGGA
This is a stretch of genomic DNA from Pieris brassicae chromosome 1, ilPieBrab1.1, whole genome shotgun sequence. It encodes these proteins:
- the LOC123711946 gene encoding complexin isoform X2 — protein: MNFIGAVGGDGDDSDDKEKEEEAERERQEAIREAEERRKEKHRKMEEEREKMRQEIRDKYKIPKKEEMVEQQQQEPDNPLMRKKKTPEELAAEAELEDQDEFTKLKNTIETQVNELKSQIESKCVMQ
- the LOC123709134 gene encoding heparanase, which encodes MLYLHLLVFSFSLVNSNIYNVKIFTDNYVNLVDTRFLSLSVDPKDLFASIGKYNSKECSCMASALTPAFLRIAGPSTGHLTFINNTFAISNQPGWQSKDEFITVTQKQLEKFIKSLNTTGFDLVFALNSDQKTNAGMWDANTALNVLTVADRLELANVFWQLGYECKNQSIEEYLNDLQTLKVITETFSRPGWKVVGGDITPCLHLHSKSDFRDYVTLSNDVMDALFLNGNSSSKELESMSEKDRRKLLKVFAKSQVPLWLTEQNQAKTELHRAAEWLTSLGFAARNGFSIHYRDLLEEELHEPTLSFYMALLFKNLVGERVLDVDIDVINATLFAHCTSLDHKPIPGALTLYGANMDDEPARFSIKLPKKELGGDIMQFVLSLDKNENIVVNSHAMYYEGDIRPVVKHVRPYKSLLISLPPKSFGFWVLANTQVQACRELAKEKIEDNSEVVVLSQEEPRIRRIKRSDIRENKSNDIKILDQVKSSLAQNKAALRDRVFAINKELKKMHTMFQAKMNNDALNRLRRSHNSHEHFYTKPRRKLIGISKNLPFSSNLISKILDVTSDFTSPKDFLKKNNKNSVITKINKRRRHSEPREIRANRKGVGKKINTESLDCNPGLGIKNKKLNEDLQLQRLDVGEETTRKRRSIARNSLSKYDEVDSLENAIVLDSKENRKFSKIFNKVKNLGNLPMDIALKNDDYENIGDNLNAIVLETKIEDDGAIIKISENPNSKIISSTLEDVIQFFSNVNKKLKKVWDMTTLLD